In the genome of Streptomyces sp. SAI-127, the window GCGGGGCCGCAGGCTCGATCCACCACCCGTCACCATCATCGTCGTCCAGCCCCCGCAGGCCCCGCCGCCCGCCCAGGACCCGCAGCCCGCGCCGCGCACCGACGGCCTCACCACCCCCGAGGGGAGCTGACCGGCATGGCCTCCCGGGCGCTGGTGATCGGGGTCGGTGCATACGACGACGAATCCGGCATACAGGGCTATCCGACGATCGAGGCGAGCGCCCGTGCCTACGGGGAAGCGCTGGCCCGGGACCCGCGCTGGGGCGCCGCCGACCGGTCCCCGGTGCTGGAGCGGGACGAGGTGCGGACGGCCGACGGCGTGATGCGCGCCCTCCACGAGGCGGCCGCGGCCGGCGAGGGGCCGGAGGACACCCTGCTCGTGGTGTACGTCGGGCACGGCGCCTACTGGCAGGACGTCCCCGGCGGCCAGGTCCACTTCGCCGTCGGCTCCTCGCGCAGCAGCGAACCCTGGACATGGCTGTCCGCCTGGTACGTGTACCGGGCGATCAGGAAGAGCAAGGCCGGCCTCAAAGTGCTGATAGCGGACTGCTGTTACTCCAGCATGCTGCCCCACCTGGGACCCGAGTCCGCCCTGCCGGGCGCTCTCGGCACCCGCTTCAACGGCACCTGCGTCCTCACCGCGGTCGGCGGCAGCGTGCACAACGCGTGGGCCGGCGCCTGTCAGAACCTGCCGCACCCCCTCGACACCTGCACGCCCTTCAGTGGCCATCTGCTGAACGTGCTCGGGCAGGGCATGCCCGAGCACCCCGAGGACCTCACCCTCGGCGCGCTCCGCGCCGGTATCGACGAGGGGATGCAGGAGTGCGGCGTCCACCACGCGCCGCGGATGCTGCTGAACGACGCCTCGGAGGCGGCCCCGCTGTTCACCAACCACGCCAAGGGCCGCCGGCCCCGGACCCGCGCCCTGGGCACGGTGGACGAATGGGTGCGCGAGCTGCTCCTCAACGGCGAGCGCAACCTGCCCGATCTGATGCGCCGGCCCGACCTCGCGGGCCGCGTGGTGGTACGGCTGAAGGCCGGGGACGAGCAGAGCCGCGACCTGGCCCGCCGCGTGGACCGGAAAGCCGGCGAACTGCTGCCCGACCCCGCCGACTTCGTCAGGTACTGGGGTGAGGTCGAACCCGCGATGCTGGGCGGCGGATGACCGGCGCCGACAGCGCCGCGGGGGACCGCCGCACGGATCACCTCTTCCAGCCGGACCTGGCCGAGTCGCTCAACGAGGCGTACGCCTGGGTCGCGCGGGTCGAGGTCAGGCACTTCATGGAAATCCTGGACAGGATGCGCAAGGAGCATCGCGAGGCGATGGCCATGCGCGCCCTGTACGCCTTCGCGCTGCGCCGCCCGGTCGACGAACTGGTCAAGCTCGCGCACCACTTCGACGCACGGGACGGCGTCATGCTGATGGCGACGGCCGCCCTGTCACGGCCCGTCGGGGAGGCCGCCGAGCTGGCCGTGATGCAGCAGGAGGCGGAGTCCGGCAGCGAGCGCGCCCCGATCACCGCGAGCATCGTGCACGACGTGGCCTGCCAGCGCACGGCCTTCGACGTTGCGGTGTTCGTGCGGGTCGTGGACGAGCGGCGGTCCGACCTCGCGGAGCGCACCGTGCAGGTGTTCGCGGGCCCCGGCTCCGGCCGCACCAACCTCGACAAGGCGTTGCTGTACACCGCGCTCCGCGACGAGGGCTGCGACCGTGAGGCCGACCGGCTGCTGGAACTGACCTTGCGGGCGATCGCCGACAGCGAGCCGGACGCCGGGCCGGGCGATGAGGGCGAGGAGATCGCCGACCTGTCGGGCGCGTTCCAGCACCTCAGCCCGGTCGGACGGGTCCTGGAGCGCTGGATCGAGGAGAGACTGAAGGCCTCGGACGCGACCCAGGTGGAGATGACGCGGCGACTGGTGGCGAAGCTGATCGCCCGGCGCGGGGCCGGTCACGACGCCCTCGCCGAGCACATCGGCCGCACCACGCGGCCCCGGCACGTGGTGAAGCTCTGCGCGCTGCTGGCGAAGGAGGAGGACTCACCCGGCAAGTGTGCCCTGGTACGGCACTACGCGGCCGGGCACACGAACGTCCAGGAACTCGCCGCGCTCGTGTCGTACTGGCACAAGGAGCCGGCCCTGACCCGCACCACCCGGGAGCTGCTGGCCGACATCGTGGCGGGCTCCGCCACCCCAAGCTCCGCGCCCCGCCCCCTCGACGACCTGAAACACCTGGACGAGTGGCTGCCGGAGAAGGACGCGGCTCCCGAGTGCTCCCGGCTGCTGCGCCATGTCGCCGCCGTGGGCGTCGAGGGGCGCTCCGGCACCGAACTGGTGGCCCTGCTGGACAACGTAGAGCGCAGCCGTGACCGGACCCGGGCCGCGGACGAGGCGGGACGCCGACTGGCCCTGGCCGTCATGGAACCGCACGCGAACCGGAACTGGTTCGTGGAGTGCCTGAGCGCACTGCGGACCCGGCACTCGGTCGCGGTGGACGCGGCCTGCCGCGAACTCTCGGACCCTTCCACCCGGTTGACGGTCGACGCCGCCCTGGTCGCCGATGTCGCGGCCCGTCTGCACCGCGCCGAGCTGCGCGACGAGGCCTGGACCTTGCTCGAACGGTTCCTGGAGAACGAGCAGTTGGTGACTCCGGCCGCCGTCGTCGAGGTCGTGGGCGGAGTGCTGGCACTGCCGCTGCCGGACGCCGAGCTGCTGCTGCGGGCCACGGTGGGCCGCTGGTCGGACGTGGGCCACCGCGATGACGCGGTGGCCGAACTGCGGGCGGCCGGGCAGCACGAGGCGGCGGAGTGGGTCATCAAGTCGCTGCGGTGACGGGCACTTCCTGAGGTTCACGGCGGGGCACGGGCAGCGTGGGCGGCACTCTGTCCATGTAGCGGCGGCAGGCCCGGACCAGCAGCGGGAAGACGACAGCCGCCGACAGGGCCACGATCAGCTGCGGCACCAGGGCCAGATCGTCGCTCAGGACGTGCCGCAGCAGTGTGCACGACACGATGACCGCCAGATGCGCGAGGAACAGCAGCACCGGTCGTACCGCAGGGTCCCCGGGGGTGGCGAAGCGAGAGACGTGGTCCCGGGCGTCGTAGCGCCTGAAGAGGCCCCCTATGAAGGGAAGATCGCGTCTCGCCAGCCAGGGGAGCCCGAGCAGCAGCGCCGAGCCGATCCCCACGGCGGCCATGCCCCGCCACACGTTGGGCCACCCCGCCTCCAGCATCACGACGGCGATCGCGACGAACGCGGTGGCGGAGAGCGCCAGGTGCACCATCCGGCGCGTCCTCCCGAACTCCGGCAGCTTCAGCGCCACCAGGACGACGCCCGGCGTGGCGTACACGACCAGCGTCGGTACGCTGTTGAGGGCGACCAGCTCCTCCCAGTTGCCCCGCACCACGACGAGCATCGCCAGCCCTATCGTGAAGTTGACCAGCAGGATCATCCAGTACGCGTCGATCTCGCCGCCCCGGAACCGGAACGACGCCCGGCGCGCCGTCTGCAGCCCGCGATGGGTGAGGTGGGCACGGCTGAGGGCCGCGACCTCGCGGGTCAGGGCGTGGGTGAAGACGATTCCGGACCCCATCGGGGACAGCACCGCGTTCACCCGGATCAGCCAGGCCAGCCAGGTCATCGTCGCCGCCGCGGCGAACTGGGAGTACGGCGATTCGAGCATGTTCCCGGTGAGCCCCTGGCAGTGTCTGCCGAACACGTACTGCAGCGCCGTGTACAGCAGGAACGCGCCGACGAGAGTGCCGTACACCGCCCAGCGCAGCCGCGCCGCCTCGCCCATGCCGCGCCGTTTGACGTTGCCGGCGAAGTCGAGCGGCGCCTGGAAGCCGATGTACGCGTAGATGACGGCGCCGCCCAGCACCACGTACAGCGGCGACAGGTGCCCGGCCTGGCTCTGCAGGTGCTCGGCGGTTCCCGAGCGCCCGCTGAGGTACCAGACCTGTTCCGGCTCGCAGCTCTTGGCGGCGTCGAACGCGGCGAACCCCAGACAGACGATGATCAGCACCGGGACCAGGACCTTCACCATGGTGATGAAGAGGTTCAGCCTGATCAGCCGGCGCGGCGGCAGCAGGTTGAGCCCGACGATCAGCGCCATGAACACCACGGCCCACAGGACGCCGGTCATCGAGAAGTCGTAGGCGTGTTCCATGCTCTGCGGGGTGGGCTCGGCGACGTTCCTCAGCACCTCGCCGTTCCGCAGCAACGACGGGAACCAGTACGCCAGTCCGTGGACCATGGCCACTGCCTCGCTCGCCGGATTCACCGCGTACACGATCCACAGCCCGGCGGCCACGACCGTGGCCACCAGTGGGCCCGCGGCCTGCAGGGGGAGGAAGATCAGGCCGCCCGTCTTGGGGACGGCGATGCCCAGTTCGACCATCACGGCGGCTATCAGCAGCATCAGCGCGCCGCCGGCCGCCCAGGCCCACACGGCGTTGTCACCTACCGCCCAGTGGGCTTTACCGGCTGCCAGAAGCCACCCGGACCCCACGACACCGCCGGCGGCGAGCCCCACCAGATCCAGTGTGGACAGCCGACGGCGTTCGTCGGCGTCCTCCAACGAGCCCGACCGTGCCGAGCCCCGGTCGCCCATCCACCCCAACTCGTCCCCCTCCCCCGGAGTTACCGCAGACCAGGTTATCTTCGGGAGCGACGCGGGAGGCTGTGGACGGCAGGTGAGGAACCGGTACTGAATCGATGCCGGGACGACGTCTTCGCGGGTTCCCGATCGCTGCCCTTGGCCGGCGGGTCCGCCCGAGGGGGCGGGCCCGCCGGCGGTGCCGGTCAGGGCTCCGTGCGGACCAGCCTGTCGTAGGCGTCGACGAGCCTGTTCGCGAGCTGGCCGACGCCGAGGGCGTCGAGGCCCTTCTGCCCGCGCACCGCTGCCCTGGCGGCCGTGCGTGCGGTGGCGAAGTCGGCCCAGGAGTCGGCCGTGTAGTCGCTCCGGTCCGGGGGGCCCACCGCGTCCAGGGCGGTCCTGAGCGGTGTCGTGTCGACCGGCCCGTCCACGTCGCCGGAGAGTGCGGTGAAGGCGTCGAGCACGATCTTCCCGGACTTGAGGGTGAACGTCGCCGTGTGTCTGCCGTCGGGCAGGCCGCGGAGTGAGTACGTCGCCTGACGCTTGTCGGTCGCGGTGGTCTTCGCGTTCCGGGCGACGGACCGGCCGTCCACGAGGACGTCGAGGACAGCGCTTCCGTCGTTGCCGCCGATGACGTCGATGCCCGTGCCGCGGAACGGGACGGTGACGGTCGCTCCCGCGGTGGCGCCGGTCGACGTCGAGCGGTACCAGTTCATCGCGTCGCCGAGGGAGGCGTTCCGGCTCCAGGTGCCGTCGTAGGAGACCGAGCTGTCCATGTTGTCGGTCAGCGTGGCGGCGTACGGGGTGTATCCGGCGACCTTCTCGACCTTCAGGTTGTCGAACGCGGTCGTGTGGAAGTCGGTGCCGAGCTTGACGCGGCCCTCGGCCACCGGCGTCGGGTCCTGGTAGGTGGCGACGGCCTGGCCGTCGACGTACGCGGTGACGGTCGCGCCCTTGGCCTCGACGGCGAGGCGGTAGTCGTCGGCCGCGGCGACCGTCCCGGTCCTGAGCGCCGTGCCGTACCTGGAGAAGGTCCAGCTCCCGTTCGGGCCGATCCCGACGCTGTACGCGGCGTCGGTCGCGGCCATGCCCTTCTGCTGGCGTACGCCCAGGGTGGCGAGGCCGCCGGCCGGGTCCGGGAAGGAGACGTCGACCGAGGCCCGGTAGTTCTCCCAACGGAAGTCGCCGACCGTGGTGTTGGGGGTGTTCCGGTTCCAGGCGCCGGTGTCCTTCATGGACTGGTCCAGGTACTGGTACAGCACGTTGTCGCCGCTCGGGTCCTTGCCGACCTCCCACGCGCCGGTCTGGTCGACCAGGTAACGGGGCTGGTTGCCACGGGAGGTGAGGTACGACTGGGAGACCTTGCGGGCCCCGTTGTCCGTGCCGACCCGGACCCGGCCCTCCTCCTGGTACCCGAAGTCGTCGGCGTACAGGACGGTGTCGTGGGTGTCGTGCTTCTTGCCGGTCGCGTCGGTGTCGAGGACCGTGCGGGCGGCGGTCCCGGGAAGCCGCTGCTTCGTCGCCTTGTCGGAGCTGCGGTCGAGGGTGGTGAACGTGACGATCGAGCGCGGCTGGACGGTGTAGGTGTAGTAGCCGTCGCTGTCGGGCCGGATCTGGGCGGCCAGATGCTTGAAGTTGGCGTCGTAGGCCTGGCCGGGGTCCGCCGCGCGGGTCTCCCAGACCTCCATGGTGGGATCGCCGCCCAGGGCCATGTTCTCGGCCTTGATGCGGTAACTCTTCGTCCGGTCGCTGTCGTTGACGGCGCTCGTCGAGAAGTCCTTCTTCGCCGGGTCGGCGAGCGTCATGTAACTGGGGGCGCCGTTCGAGCCGTCGACGTTCTCGGTGCCGCTGACGCCGCTGTAGCTGGCCTCGGGCACGGTGCGCCAGATGCCGGCCGTGTTGGTGTCGTTCTCCCAGCCGGTCTTCGCGAACTGGGTGAAGTGCTGCATCACATAGACGGCGGCATCGTAGTGGATGCTCCCCGACCACGGGTCACGGGCGCTGACCAGCTCCTTGTGGCTGTACTGCGCGCCCTCGTAGAAGGCCCCGATCGCCGGCTGGAAGATGTAGTGCGTCCGCTTGGAGTTGGCGTAGCTCTTCACGGAGCGGTTGGCGAGGTCCAGGGCGCTCTGCACACCGCCGATGCCCGTACTCGCGCCGCCCGGCCCCTCGGTGTTGGAGACCCGGTAGTCCGTCCAGCCGAAGGAGCCGACGCCCTCGCTGTACCAGACCTCCTTGTCCTGACCGTAGGTGTTGTCGCCGGTCGCCAGCTTCGTGTACGGCCGGTACGTGGCGCTGTCGGACGTGCCGTCGAGCCGGTCGTCGGTGGTGTAGTGGTAGCCCACCGCGTCGACCATGCCGAAGAGCTCGGTGTCCGTGAGCATCGCCGGGCCGATGTTCTTCGTGGTGTTCTCGTCCGAGGCGACGATCTTGATGTCGTGGTAGGCCTTCGCGGCCGACTTCTGCTGACGATCCGTCAGGCCATAGCGCGAATCGCTGAATTGGGTGTCGTTCGCCAGCGCGCTCTTGTACCACTTGATGAACGAGATGTCCGGCTTCTGGGTCTCGTTGGTGTCCGGATTCACGTAGTCGACCATGTACCCGTACTTCTGGTACGCGTCGAGGATCGTCTCCTTGTACCAGCGGTACATCTCGTCGGTGCCGGTGCCCTTGTTCCACTCGGTCTGCACCCACTGGGGCATGACCCAGCGCAGGATCGACACCTTGAGCTCCGGGTTGACCGTCTTCGCGTCGGCGGCGAGCTGGAAGCCCGGGGAGCGGGACGCGTCGGCGAGTTCGTCGCGGGTGCGCATGGTCGCGGGATCGGAGCCGGTGGAGGTGTTGGTGTCCGAACCCATCTCGATCTTGACGTGGTTGATCAAGGGGCTCTTCCCACCGAACAGGACCCTGACGAGCTGCCAGTACCGTTCGGGGTGCTCCGCCTTGTAGTCCATCAGCAGATTGCTCGTGCTGTTGCAGCTGAGCAGGCCGAGGCCCTTGTAGGTCAGGCCGTTCACGTTGTCCGCGCGTACGTCGTTCCCGTCGACCACGATCTGCACGGGATCGTCCGCCGAGTGGGCGGCGGGCGCCGCGGTCACCCCTGCCGCCAGTGCCATGGTGGTCGCCGCGGCGAGCGACGCCCAGCCGAATCTTCGCTGCATACCCATTCGGGGGACCGTAGGCGGCAAGCGCTTTCTACGTCAATCCCCTTGCGTCACTTGAGATTTGTCCGTCCCCGTGGGCGTGACCTGCCGAAAAACGCGTGGACCGCGCAGGTGCCGTCGCGGGACACTGCCGAACTCGGAACGCTACTCCCCATACACACAGGGTTAGGATGCAGACGCCTGAGCTAGAGAAAATCACGCCGCGCCGGGGCGCGGTACTCCTCGCACTCCGTTACTACGGACGGGAGTTGGCCCGGCTCCGCCGGCTGACGATTCCCGCCATGGTGCTGTTCGCGCTGGGCGGCATCGGCCTCA includes:
- a CDS encoding GH59 galactosidase; translated protein: MGMQRRFGWASLAAATTMALAAGVTAAPAAHSADDPVQIVVDGNDVRADNVNGLTYKGLGLLSCNSTSNLLMDYKAEHPERYWQLVRVLFGGKSPLINHVKIEMGSDTNTSTGSDPATMRTRDELADASRSPGFQLAADAKTVNPELKVSILRWVMPQWVQTEWNKGTGTDEMYRWYKETILDAYQKYGYMVDYVNPDTNETQKPDISFIKWYKSALANDTQFSDSRYGLTDRQQKSAAKAYHDIKIVASDENTTKNIGPAMLTDTELFGMVDAVGYHYTTDDRLDGTSDSATYRPYTKLATGDNTYGQDKEVWYSEGVGSFGWTDYRVSNTEGPGGASTGIGGVQSALDLANRSVKSYANSKRTHYIFQPAIGAFYEGAQYSHKELVSARDPWSGSIHYDAAVYVMQHFTQFAKTGWENDTNTAGIWRTVPEASYSGVSGTENVDGSNGAPSYMTLADPAKKDFSTSAVNDSDRTKSYRIKAENMALGGDPTMEVWETRAADPGQAYDANFKHLAAQIRPDSDGYYTYTVQPRSIVTFTTLDRSSDKATKQRLPGTAARTVLDTDATGKKHDTHDTVLYADDFGYQEEGRVRVGTDNGARKVSQSYLTSRGNQPRYLVDQTGAWEVGKDPSGDNVLYQYLDQSMKDTGAWNRNTPNTTVGDFRWENYRASVDVSFPDPAGGLATLGVRQQKGMAATDAAYSVGIGPNGSWTFSRYGTALRTGTVAAADDYRLAVEAKGATVTAYVDGQAVATYQDPTPVAEGRVKLGTDFHTTAFDNLKVEKVAGYTPYAATLTDNMDSSVSYDGTWSRNASLGDAMNWYRSTSTGATAGATVTVPFRGTGIDVIGGNDGSAVLDVLVDGRSVARNAKTTATDKRQATYSLRGLPDGRHTATFTLKSGKIVLDAFTALSGDVDGPVDTTPLRTALDAVGPPDRSDYTADSWADFATARTAARAAVRGQKGLDALGVGQLANRLVDAYDRLVRTEP
- a CDS encoding APC family permease; amino-acid sequence: MGDRGSARSGSLEDADERRRLSTLDLVGLAAGGVVGSGWLLAAGKAHWAVGDNAVWAWAAGGALMLLIAAVMVELGIAVPKTGGLIFLPLQAAGPLVATVVAAGLWIVYAVNPASEAVAMVHGLAYWFPSLLRNGEVLRNVAEPTPQSMEHAYDFSMTGVLWAVVFMALIVGLNLLPPRRLIRLNLFITMVKVLVPVLIIVCLGFAAFDAAKSCEPEQVWYLSGRSGTAEHLQSQAGHLSPLYVVLGGAVIYAYIGFQAPLDFAGNVKRRGMGEAARLRWAVYGTLVGAFLLYTALQYVFGRHCQGLTGNMLESPYSQFAAAATMTWLAWLIRVNAVLSPMGSGIVFTHALTREVAALSRAHLTHRGLQTARRASFRFRGGEIDAYWMILLVNFTIGLAMLVVVRGNWEELVALNSVPTLVVYATPGVVLVALKLPEFGRTRRMVHLALSATAFVAIAVVMLEAGWPNVWRGMAAVGIGSALLLGLPWLARRDLPFIGGLFRRYDARDHVSRFATPGDPAVRPVLLFLAHLAVIVSCTLLRHVLSDDLALVPQLIVALSAAVVFPLLVRACRRYMDRVPPTLPVPRREPQEVPVTAAT